A genomic stretch from Telopea speciosissima isolate NSW1024214 ecotype Mountain lineage chromosome 7, Tspe_v1, whole genome shotgun sequence includes:
- the LOC122669427 gene encoding histone H3-like centromeric protein HTR12 isoform X1, whose protein sequence is MARRKHIATKSVGTRKSGRSSGRARATSASPGLSSASGPRARGNAADAPESSAARQKQRKPYRHRPGMVALREIRQFQKTYKLLIPAAPFIRTVREISYFYAPRVTRWAAEALVALQEAAEDYLVHLCEDAMLCAIHAKRVTLMQKDWALARRLGGKGRPR, encoded by the exons ATGGCGAGACGTAAACATATTGCCACGAAGTCCGTAGGCACACGAAAATCTGGACGATCATCAG GAAGAGCTAGAGCAACTTCGGCATCTCCTGGCCTGAGTTCG GCTTCTGGTCCACGCGCTAGAGGAAATGCAGCCGACGCACCGGAAA GCTCAGCAGCAAGACAGAAGCAGCGTAAGCCTTACCGCCACCGCCCAGGAATGGTGGCTCTTCGGGAGATTCGCCAGTTCCAGAAAACGTATAAACTGCTGATACCGGCGGCACCTTTCATTAGAACT GTAAGGGAGATTAGTTACTTCTATGCCCCAAGGGTAACTCGTTGGGCTGCTGAAGCTTTGGTAGCTCTTCAAGAG GCAGCAGAAGATTATTTGGTTCATCTGTGTGAAGATGCAATGCTTTGTGCTATTCATGCGAAGCGTGTTACTCTTA TGCAAAAGGATTGGGCACTAGCACGACGGCTGGGAGGGAAAGGTAGGCCTCGGTGA
- the LOC122668510 gene encoding protein NETWORKED 3A-like, with product MLLKKPSHSWWFDSHNSPRRTPWLQSTLSELDQKTKAMLKLIEEDADSFAKRAEMYYEKRPELITMVEDFYRAHRSLAERYDQLKSDTGNRLLGTLHNLHRLQRSTSPVGKSYDTDSESYESAESGESEVDDPEEPEKEQGQVGTREAEVVTEDNDSEVLKLMGGEIEKLKEENRIQKAQLMEKDEEKREVIRQLSLALETLKEENRTQKAQLMEKDEEKREAIRQLSLGLETLKEEDRIQKPQLMEKDEEKREAIRQLSLGLEISKEENRIQKAQLMEKDEEKREAVRQLNLGLEILKEENRIQKAQLMEKDEEKREVIRQLSLALEIMKEENINLKKCLAIAKEDSSRKSRDPFQLNKLKEIFIGKLFMVDLH from the exons AGCTAGACCAGAAGACGAAGGCAATGCTGAAGTTGATCGAGGAAGACGCGGACTCCTTCGCTAAGCGAGCAGAGATGTACTACGAGAAGCGACCGGAGCTAATAACCATGGTTGAAGATTTCTACCGTGCCCACCGTTCCTTGGCTGAGCGGTATGATCAGCTCAAATCAGACACTGGAAACCGTTTGTTGGGGACCCTTCACAACCTACACCGGTTGCAGAGATCAACAAGCCCTGTGGGGAAATCATATGACACTGACTCGGAAAGCTATGAATCAGCGGAGTCTGGGGAGTCTGAAGTTGATGACCCTGAGGAGCCAGAGAAGGAACAAGGCCAAGTTGGAACCAGAGAAGCAGAAGTTGTAACAGAAGATAATGATAGTGAAGTGCTGAAACTAATGGgaggagaaatagagaaactCAAG GAGGAAAACAGGATTCAGAAAGCCCAGTTGATggagaaagatgaagagaagagggaagtcaTAAGACAGTTAAGCTTGGCTTTGGAGACATTGAAGGAGGAAAACAGGACTCAGAAAGCCCAATTGATggagaaagatgaagagaagagggaagctATAAGACAGTTAAGCTTGGGTTTGGAGACATTGAAGGAGGAAGACAGGATTCAGAAACCCCAATTGATggagaaagatgaagagaagagggaagccaTAAGACAGTTAAGCTTGGGTTTGGAGATATCGAAGGAGGAAAACAGGATTCAGAAAGCCCAATTGATggagaaagatgaagagaagagggaagccGTAAGACAGTTAAACTTGGGTTTGGAGATATTGAAGGAGGAAAACAGGATTCAGAAAGCCCAATTGATggagaaagatgaagaaaagagGGAAGTCATAAGGCAGTTAAGCTTAGCTTTGGAGATAATGAAGGAGGAAAATATTAATTTGAAGAAATGTCTTGCCATTGCCAAGGAGGACTCGTCCAGGAAAAGTAGGGATCCCTTCCAACTTAACAAACTAAAAGAAATCTTCATTGGAAAGCTATTTATGGTGGATCTTCACTAG
- the LOC122669427 gene encoding histone H3-like centromeric protein HTR12 isoform X2 — MARRKHIATKSVGTRKSGRSSGRARATSASPGLRNAADAPESSAARQKQRKPYRHRPGMVALREIRQFQKTYKLLIPAAPFIRTVREISYFYAPRVTRWAAEALVALQEAAEDYLVHLCEDAMLCAIHAKRVTLMQKDWALARRLGGKGRPR, encoded by the exons ATGGCGAGACGTAAACATATTGCCACGAAGTCCGTAGGCACACGAAAATCTGGACGATCATCAG GAAGAGCTAGAGCAACTTCGGCATCTCCTGGCCTGA GAAATGCAGCCGACGCACCGGAAA GCTCAGCAGCAAGACAGAAGCAGCGTAAGCCTTACCGCCACCGCCCAGGAATGGTGGCTCTTCGGGAGATTCGCCAGTTCCAGAAAACGTATAAACTGCTGATACCGGCGGCACCTTTCATTAGAACT GTAAGGGAGATTAGTTACTTCTATGCCCCAAGGGTAACTCGTTGGGCTGCTGAAGCTTTGGTAGCTCTTCAAGAG GCAGCAGAAGATTATTTGGTTCATCTGTGTGAAGATGCAATGCTTTGTGCTATTCATGCGAAGCGTGTTACTCTTA TGCAAAAGGATTGGGCACTAGCACGACGGCTGGGAGGGAAAGGTAGGCCTCGGTGA